The stretch of DNA CAATTTGAGCGGCGGATATGACATTTATCAAGCTTCAATAAAAAGATATGGTGAAGGAATCAAATTAAATGATGAAATGACAAGGATAGAAGAAAAGGAAGTTGCAACTGATATTGAAATTAAAAAGACTATTAAAGTGGATGCGTGTGGACTTCAATGTCCAGGACCAATTTTGAAGGTAAAAAATGAGATAGAAAAAATTAAAACTGGTGAAATACTCGAAGTCCATGTTACAGACCCAGCATTTTCAAACGATATAAAGGCTTGGTGTGGAAGAACAGGAAATATATTATTAAAAATTGACAGAACTGCTGGTTCTTATGTTGCTTATATTCAAAAAGGAAATTCCATGAGTCAAGTTGCGGTATCAACAACTTCTAATGTAAGACAGGGTAAAAATATACTTGTATTTAGTGGAGATTTAGATAAAGCAATTGCATCTTTTATTATTGCTAATGGTGCTGCAGCTATGGGAAGGCCTGTTACCATGTTCTTTACATTCTGGGGATTAAATGTATTAAGAAAAGATGTAGCACCAAAGGTAAACAAAAATTTTATTGAAAAAATGTTTGCAAAAATGATGCCACAGGGAAGCAAAAGGCTAAGCCTTTCAAGGATGAATATGGGTGGCCTAGGTGCAAAAATGATTAGAGGATTGATGGCAAAGAAAAATATAGCATCTTTAGAAGAGTTAATAGAACAGGCAAAGTATAATGGTGTTAGACTTGTAGCATGTTCTATGTCAATGGACCTTATGGGTATTAGAAAAGAAGAGTTGATTGATGGAGTAGAATTAGGTGGAGTAGCAACATTCCTTGCGGAAGCAGAAAATGCTGATACAAACTTATTCATATAAAATTAATAAACGTTGATTTGAATTTTTATTTGTAAGAAGTATAAGTCCCTATGAATGATTCTTTTAAAGAATCATTCATAGGGATAATTTTATTGTAACCACTCTAATTCAAGTGGATACCATGCTTATAGAGAAGATGTGCTACATCATAGAATTACTTTATAAATAGTTTCTCAATAAGTGATAGCAACAATTCAATCAAAATCAATATAATTATCATCCATTCAAGTTTGGTCCCGCGCTTTGATTGGGCTAAACTGGAAAATATTTCTGTAATATCGAGCAATAATTCTGTTTTATGCTTTATCTTATCGTATCTATCATTGAGCTCAAACAGCTCTGATAGTTCAGAATAGAATTTTTCGGCGTCTTCGTTTTCCCAGGCGATTTTGGGTTTATCAAGCAGCATTATGTAGGATATTGTGTTGTATTTAAATCTTAAAATTTTGCTGGACATTTTAGCAAGGTTTTCGTCGCTTAGATTTAATTTTCCTTTTTCAAGAAAATTAACTATATCTTCGATTTTGTCAAGCAATATATCAATATCCTCTTCAATTTTTTCTAGTGCTACTGATTTAGCAAGAATTGTTGCAATAATTGAAAAGTGATAGTCTTGAACTTTATTTAGTGTTACTGAATTATAGGTAATTTCAAGTTCTGAATTCGGACTAATGGACAGCTTAAAATCTTCCCTAATAGTTGTAGGAGGATTGTTTTTTAAGTTTTTATCTATTTTTTTAAGGTAATTTATTATATCCTGTGTTTCATGGAAGGCCATATTAATGCAAACCACACTTCCAAAACTGAATATATAAACATATCTGTCATCTGGCTTGCTTATAATGCCTTTTAAATTTTTTTCTCTAAGGATCAGAGGTTCTTCCCATTTAAACTTTTTATTAATCCCAAAATGGCCTGCAATTTCATTAAGATTTATTTCGCTGCTTATCATATAGGAGATAAATTCATAACTTGCCATAAAAACATCTCCTTTATTTTTATTTATTTATTTTTCCACATTAGAATAAATATAATACAATTCTTTAGGAGAAATCTACCTCAAGCAAATCTAATATAAATATAAAAAGTGGAATTCCAAGAAGTAACCCCCACACCCCTAAAAAGTGCTCCACAATAATTAAAACAATAAAAATAAAAAATGTAGGTAAATTAACTTTGTGTGACATCAGTTTAGGATACAGATAGTAACTTATAAATGCGTGAAAAATTATAATGAAAGATATTATTAAAATAATGTAATTTATTCCACCCACATCAAATGCAATAATTGAAAGAGGGACTACCGAAATTATCGTTCCTACCACCGGGATTAATGACAATATAAAAACTAAAACCCCAAGTCCAATAATATGGTTGAATTTTAGAAAATAAATAAAAACGATTGTTGCAATGCTATTGACTATTGCAACAACAAACTGAGATTGTAACACTTTGCCAAAAGAATCAATGAAGCTAGTAGATAAATTTTTGAAATATCCATATAACCAAGAAATTTTACTTTCTTTAAATTTCCTTACGAAACTCAAAACTTTATATTTTTCAAACATGAAAAACATGCTCAACACTAGAGCTGCTATAAAGTCAAAAGTAAAATGACCTATTTGACCCATTAGAACAAATACATGCTGAGTCCCTTCCAGAATATATTTTTTAATATCTATATGTTTTAATAAAAAGTTTATATATTCTGAACTTGAATAGTTTATTTTATCGTAATCAAAATTTTTTAATTCATCTAATATATCCAAAACCTGCTTTATCGTTATAGGTAAATATTTATATAATGAGTAAATAATCATAACAAAAATTATTAAATAAATAAAAACAGAAACTATAACATCATCAATATGAAAAATCTTTCTTATTTGTTTTGTTAAGGCTTTGTTAAGGCTGCTTATTAAAAAAGTAATTAAAAAAGTTAGAATAAATATATTTAAGAGATCCTTCATAATGTAAAACATAGTAAAAATGATAGCAAAAGCAAATAATTTCTTGAAATACTTGCTCTTTAATTTTTCATAAAGTTCTTTTGTATCCATAATATCTTCCCTTCTAAATTCTATAATAATATAAATATAATTAATATTTTATTTGATTGCAACATAATTTAATTTTATAATATATTTAGAAAGGGGGAGAAGCCAAATGGACTTTAAAAAGGGCGTTAAAATTGATGAATATTTGAATCAAGCTACTGAAGAACAAAAACAAATTTTAACTTATCATCAGGAGAAGATTATACTATCATCAGAAGCTGTAGATTACATAAAAAGTGTTAACAAACCAATAAATTTGGTAGTTTTCTCAGAAAATTATTGTCCAGATTGTGTTGTTACATTACCTTTTATTACTAAAATATGCGAATTGAATAGTAATTTAGATTATTATATTTTTAAAAGAGAAGGAAATGAGAATCTTTTAAATGAAATGGTTGGAGAAGCGAGAATTCCTACAATATTGTTTCTTAATGGAGATTTTAATCCATTATCGTTTTATATTGAATTTCCTGAACGTTTGAAGAGTAAGTTTATCGGGTTAAATGAAGACGAAAAGAAAAATATAATTAATGATTTTAGAAATGGACGTTATTATTCTATTATTGAAAAAGAAATAATTGAGCATATTAAATCAGCCTGTGCTAATTAGCATCAGGCTGAATTTTTCCTCTTAAAAAATCTTTTTGGTCACGTGCTAATTCTATAATTCTTGGTTTAGCATTACGGGAAACAATAACCTTTCCATACCACAATAAAGCTTCGCTTTCGTAACCTAATCTTCTTGCACATTCGCCAATTAGATACATTAAAGTATGCTGGTCCATATTGCATATAGGGAAAGGTTCTGTTTCAAATGCCTGCTTAAATCCTATATATGCTTGTTCTAAAAATTTTCTTTCGTTAATCTCGTCTTTTTTTAACCTATACATCCAGGATAATTTTAGGCAATTATATGCCTTTTCGCTATTTTTTGATTCTTTCACAATGCTATTCAATAAGGCATATTTATATCTTTCAATAGCATTTTCTAAATCATAAATATCCGGATATTGTTTATACTTAAATTTTGAAGTAATATTATCCAATATCAGCTTCTTCTGAGCTTGCTTAATTTTATCAAAATAGCTAATCATTGCGCCATATCCACACTTAGGGCAAATAATTACGTCATAGAAAAGAGGATTTATCTTATCGTAAAGTGGCATAAAATCAGTGTCAACCTTTATCAATCTAGCTTTACCTATTTTTACAGTTCTAGCTTTAAATTGGTTATCGCAAACCGGGCATATATATGTTTTATCGTACAACATATCTATTTGCGATTCTTCTTTTAAATTCTGAATTTTTTTATCATGCTCATTTCCGTTATGATATATTTGAATATCCTTCAGATTATCAAACCCTAGTTCTTCTAGTCCTTCAAATAACTCCGGCATATAATCATCCTTTCGAGTGGTTTTGTTTGCTATTTAGATTATAAATGAAAGCAAGAATCTCGGCAACCGTTTCATAAAGTTCAATTGGTATATTTTGACCTATAGATATTTTTGATAGTTCTTCTACCAACGGTTTATTATTAATTATTGGAACTTTTGACTCTGATGCAATATTAATTATTTTTTCAGCAATTTCCCCAAACCCAATTGCTGTTATTACTGGTGCTTTGTCTCCTTTTTCATATTTAAGAGCAACTGCCTTTTTTCTCATACAATCACATCCAAACTACTGAATTTATTGTCATTAAAAAATTTGTTCAATTTCAAAGTATACTCTTCGTTAATCAATTCATCTACTGAAAGTTTTACAGGAATTTTCATCTTTTTCTTCAAACTTATCTCGAGCAAGTATAAATTATCCTTTAATAAAGGCAGGTAATCCTTTGTTACTTTTAAGTCAACTGTGAATATGCGGTTATTTTTCAATATATATGCTTCTATTTTACCAATATTAGAAGTTTCAACAGATAAAAATAATTTTGCATATTCATTCTTTTCTATTTTATTTTTTTTTACAACAATTGAATTTTTAAATAGCTGGTCATTAATTTTTTCATTAAAAAAATAAAAATTATAATTCATATTTATATCTTTTATTATATCCTTAATCAAAATAATGTTTTTTAATTTATCATGCAACTCTATAGGTAAATTTTCTTTATCTGTATCCAAAAGGTCATTTAAACTTAATATTTTTTTATTTACCCCATTCAATTTACTTGCCATTTCAATAAAATCATTTATGTTGTTTTCA from Caloramator mitchellensis encodes:
- a CDS encoding DUF2225 domain-containing protein — encoded protein: MPELFEGLEELGFDNLKDIQIYHNGNEHDKKIQNLKEESQIDMLYDKTYICPVCDNQFKARTVKIGKARLIKVDTDFMPLYDKINPLFYDVIICPKCGYGAMISYFDKIKQAQKKLILDNITSKFKYKQYPDIYDLENAIERYKYALLNSIVKESKNSEKAYNCLKLSWMYRLKKDEINERKFLEQAYIGFKQAFETEPFPICNMDQHTLMYLIGECARRLGYESEALLWYGKVIVSRNAKPRIIELARDQKDFLRGKIQPDAN
- a CDS encoding EscU/YscU/HrcU family type III secretion system export apparatus switch protein, which translates into the protein MRKKAVALKYEKGDKAPVITAIGFGEIAEKIINIASESKVPIINNKPLVEELSKISIGQNIPIELYETVAEILAFIYNLNSKQNHSKG
- a CDS encoding RMD1 family protein, with product MASYEFISYMISSEINLNEIAGHFGINKKFKWEEPLILREKNLKGIISKPDDRYVYIFSFGSVVCINMAFHETQDIINYLKKIDKNLKNNPPTTIREDFKLSISPNSELEITYNSVTLNKVQDYHFSIIATILAKSVALEKIEEDIDILLDKIEDIVNFLEKGKLNLSDENLAKMSSKILRFKYNTISYIMLLDKPKIAWENEDAEKFYSELSELFELNDRYDKIKHKTELLLDITEIFSSLAQSKRGTKLEWMIIILILIELLLSLIEKLFIK
- a CDS encoding thioredoxin family protein, whose product is MDFKKGVKIDEYLNQATEEQKQILTYHQEKIILSSEAVDYIKSVNKPINLVVFSENYCPDCVVTLPFITKICELNSNLDYYIFKREGNENLLNEMVGEARIPTILFLNGDFNPLSFYIEFPERLKSKFIGLNEDEKKNIINDFRNGRYYSIIEKEIIEHIKSACAN
- a CDS encoding AI-2E family transporter; the protein is MDTKELYEKLKSKYFKKLFAFAIIFTMFYIMKDLLNIFILTFLITFLISSLNKALTKQIRKIFHIDDVIVSVFIYLIIFVMIIYSLYKYLPITIKQVLDILDELKNFDYDKINYSSSEYINFLLKHIDIKKYILEGTQHVFVLMGQIGHFTFDFIAALVLSMFFMFEKYKVLSFVRKFKESKISWLYGYFKNLSTSFIDSFGKVLQSQFVVAIVNSIATIVFIYFLKFNHIIGLGVLVFILSLIPVVGTIISVVPLSIIAFDVGGINYIILIISFIIIFHAFISYYLYPKLMSHKVNLPTFFIFIVLIIVEHFLGVWGLLLGIPLFIFILDLLEVDFS